The Actinoplanes sp. N902-109 genomic interval CGGCGGGCGATCTCGTCGACGCCGATCTCGGCCTCGCCGTTGCGGAAAGCCTCCTGGGCCGCATTCAGCAGTGCCTCCCGGTTGCGCCGGGCATCGGCTCGCACCGGTCAACCCCCTAAGGTGAGTGGGACTCCGTATAGTTGCGGAGTCGGACTCACCTTACTCTGGAGGAACACCGTGCCGTACGAGGACAACGGTCTGCAAGGGCAGCGAGTGCTGGTCACCGGGGCCAGCCGGGGGCTGGGCGAAGCCGTCGCCCGGCATTTCGCCGCCGCCGGGGCAACGGTGCTGGCGGTCGCGCGCAGCACCCCGCCGGCGGACCTGCCGGCCACCTTCATCCCGGCGGACATCACCAGTGAGGACGGCGTCGCCACCCTCGCCCGGCGCGTCCTCGACGAGGTGGGCGGCATCGACGTCCTGGTCAACAACGCGGGTGCGACCACCGGGGAGATGCCGACGCTGAACCGCCCCGACAGTGCCTGGCGCGCCGACCTGGAAAGCAACCTGCTCGGTGCCGTACGGCTGGACCGGGCTCTCGTGCCCGGCATGGTCGAGCGCGGCAGCGGCGTGGTCGTGCATGTGTCCTCCATCGCCAGCCACCTGCCCCAGCGTGGCGACATCTCGTACGCGGCGGCCAAGGCGGCGCTCAATGCGTACAGCCGCGGCCTCGCGGAGGAAGTCGGCGCCCATGGCGTACGGGTGGTCTGTGTCCTTCCGGGTTTCGTCGCCACCGAGGGCGCTGTCGCGCATCATCAGCGCATCGCCGACAGTCAGGGGATCACGCTGCAGGAGTTCCAGCAGCAGGTCGCACGGCGCTTGAACATCCCGATGGGCCGCCCCGGCGAACCCGCCGACGTCGCCGAGATGATCGCCTTCCTCGCCTCGCCGCGCGCGAAATGGCTGACCGGCGCCCAGTTCCGGGTGGACGGCGGCATCATCCCGGTGGTGTGACCCGGCCCTAAGCTGGGACCGTGACCGATGAAGCCGACGCCGACCGGGCCGCGATCGCGGAGCTCGTCCACACCTTCTTCGGCGCTTTCGCATCCGGGGCGGACTGCGCTGCCCGGTTGGCCGCGCTGCCGGAGATGTTCCTGCCCGGCGCGGTGATCGTCCGTACGGGTGGGGGCGAGCCCATCGTGTACGACGTCGACGGCTTCCTCGCCCCGCGCCGGGAACTGCTCACCGGCGGCACGCTGACCGGCTTCAGCGAGTGGGAGGTGGCCGGGCGCACCGAGGTGTACGGCGACATCGCGCACCGGTTCTGCGAGTACGCCAAGTCGGGCGTACAGGAGGGGAAGCCTTTCACCGGGCGCGGGGGGAAGACGCTGCAGTTCGTCAGGACCGCCGCGGGCTGGCGGATCAGCGCGGTGGCCTGGTCCGACGAACGCTAGCGGGCGGGTGGCGGGTCGTACTCCAGGGCGGTGACCGGGCTGCGACGATCCAGTCCACGGTCTCGTAACGGGCGCGGCCCTCGTCGGTGGCGACCAGGATGCCCAGCCCGCGCCGCCGGTTGTGGCCGGCTGACCCCATGCTGCCCGGGTGCGATACGTCAGGTGCCCTGCCTCGTCCTGCGCGGCGGATGTG includes:
- a CDS encoding oxidoreductase, whose protein sequence is MPYEDNGLQGQRVLVTGASRGLGEAVARHFAAAGATVLAVARSTPPADLPATFIPADITSEDGVATLARRVLDEVGGIDVLVNNAGATTGEMPTLNRPDSAWRADLESNLLGAVRLDRALVPGMVERGSGVVVHVSSIASHLPQRGDISYAAAKAALNAYSRGLAEEVGAHGVRVVCVLPGFVATEGAVAHHQRIADSQGITLQEFQQQVARRLNIPMGRPGEPADVAEMIAFLASPRAKWLTGAQFRVDGGIIPVV
- a CDS encoding DUF4440 domain-containing protein, encoding MTDEADADRAAIAELVHTFFGAFASGADCAARLAALPEMFLPGAVIVRTGGGEPIVYDVDGFLAPRRELLTGGTLTGFSEWEVAGRTEVYGDIAHRFCEYAKSGVQEGKPFTGRGGKTLQFVRTAAGWRISAVAWSDER